One window of Bacillota bacterium genomic DNA carries:
- a CDS encoding insulinase family protein gives MMEYTCKNYPKLAEKIISATMPSGLQCLFIPKPGFKRKFAVLATPYGSINREVLIDGQPFKTPAGIAHFLEHKLFEDPNHSIENRFAALGASVNAYTTHTQTAYLFSTAENFQECLNILLDFVQKPAFTEQGVIDERSIIAQEIKMYNDQPNWAVYLGALQSMYGEHPVAEDIAGQVEDLEHIDYDLLKKCHQLFYHPERMVLVVSGDLDFKELFAMIEQNQKTKKFPPLPNLEHNIPRAQMTECAGPNKFMEVARPLFSLGIRDREVDSSQEAIRREQVASLLLEVFIGKNSPFYNRLYDEGLIDASFGVEYTSTPWYSHFIFGGESDNPRQLADELLAELKRLQECGINSQLFEQNLKKLTGLSIMDLNGLESIVMATSSDWLMDSSYFERFEHLRNIKKEDVEALLHSLDLDKSCLSVVNPLNS, from the coding sequence ATGATGGAATATACCTGCAAGAATTACCCGAAACTGGCGGAAAAGATTATCAGCGCTACCATGCCCAGTGGTTTACAATGCCTGTTCATACCCAAACCGGGGTTCAAGCGTAAGTTTGCTGTGTTGGCTACGCCCTATGGTTCGATAAACAGGGAAGTTCTCATTGACGGCCAGCCTTTCAAAACGCCGGCGGGCATTGCCCACTTTTTGGAGCATAAACTCTTTGAGGATCCCAATCACAGCATTGAAAATCGATTTGCGGCCCTGGGCGCCAGTGTCAACGCATACACCACCCACACCCAGACAGCGTACCTGTTTTCCACTGCCGAGAACTTCCAGGAGTGCCTAAACATCCTTTTGGATTTTGTCCAGAAGCCGGCCTTCACCGAGCAGGGCGTGATTGATGAACGGAGCATTATTGCCCAGGAAATCAAGATGTACAACGATCAGCCCAATTGGGCGGTGTACCTGGGGGCCCTGCAAAGCATGTATGGCGAGCATCCGGTGGCCGAGGATATCGCGGGCCAGGTGGAGGATTTGGAGCATATCGATTACGACCTGTTAAAAAAATGTCATCAGCTGTTCTATCATCCCGAGAGAATGGTGCTGGTGGTCTCGGGGGATCTGGATTTTAAGGAACTGTTTGCGATGATTGAGCAGAACCAGAAGACGAAGAAGTTTCCACCTCTGCCCAATCTAGAGCATAACATTCCCCGGGCCCAGATGACCGAATGTGCCGGTCCCAACAAATTTATGGAGGTGGCCCGTCCCCTGTTCAGTCTGGGAATCCGGGACAGGGAAGTGGATTCCAGCCAGGAGGCAATCAGGCGGGAACAAGTGGCAAGCCTGCTGCTGGAGGTCTTTATCGGAAAGAACTCCCCATTCTATAACCGCCTTTATGACGAGGGACTGATTGACGCCTCCTTTGGTGTCGAATACACCAGCACTCCCTGGTACAGTCACTTTATCTTCGGCGGTGAGTCAGACAATCCCCGGCAACTGGCCGATGAACTGCTGGCGGAGCTCAAGCGTTTGCAGGAGTGCGGGATCAACAGCCAGCTCTTTGAACAGAATTTAAAAAAACTAACCGGCCTCTCAATCATGGACCTCAACGGCCTGGAGTCAATTGTGATGGCCACTTCCAGCGATTGGTTGATGGACAGCAGTTATTTTGAACGCTTTGAACACCTGCGCAACATTAAGAAAGAGGATGTGGAGGCGCTACTGCACAGCCTGGATTTAGATAAATCCTGCCTCTCGGTGGTTAACCCCCTAAACAGCTAG
- a CDS encoding insulinase family protein, whose translation MKRRVYMDYIHQKLPNGVSLHMLPMDNYKTTFAGVFFYWPLGEDVAETALIPHVLQRGTATYPTARELRSRLAELYGSQFGVNVLKRGENLVVQIKLQLVNDRYLPETSNLLEECSDILREVVLHPYQEHHHFAPRYVSGEKKNIQSRIRSLLNDKGRFAFHRCLQHLCPDRGYSKSKYGTLDQVEAITPDTLWDHYQKLINQAPVDIYICGRYDHNRVVDTISERFNWQRERQDEPWRSKRIEAGDHQIVHERMDISQGKLVLAQTSDVTQDSDLYPALIMYNGILGAYPHSKLFQNVRERKGLAYYIGSSLDSSMGLQFISAGIEAQTFNDATSLIQEQLEAMVQGKISKDELEWTRSSLKTGLLQMYDDLGEQVALAVDGRISGRRWTIGKLLEAISGLGIKDVTEVARRMHLQTTYFLSNGEVE comes from the coding sequence ATGAAGAGGAGGGTGTACATGGATTATATTCATCAAAAACTACCCAACGGCGTGTCATTGCACATGTTGCCAATGGACAATTATAAGACCACTTTTGCCGGGGTGTTTTTCTATTGGCCGTTGGGCGAGGACGTGGCCGAGACTGCCCTCATCCCCCATGTGCTCCAGCGGGGCACAGCCACCTACCCCACCGCCCGGGAACTGCGCAGCCGCCTGGCGGAACTTTACGGCAGCCAGTTCGGCGTCAATGTTCTGAAGCGGGGCGAGAACCTGGTGGTACAAATTAAGCTGCAATTGGTCAACGACCGTTACCTGCCGGAGACTTCTAATCTGCTGGAGGAGTGCAGCGATATCCTCCGGGAAGTGGTGCTGCACCCCTATCAGGAGCATCATCATTTCGCTCCCCGTTATGTCTCCGGGGAAAAGAAGAACATCCAGTCCCGAATCCGGTCGCTATTGAACGACAAGGGGCGCTTTGCCTTCCACCGCTGCCTGCAGCACCTCTGTCCCGACCGGGGCTACAGCAAAAGCAAGTACGGCACCTTGGACCAGGTGGAGGCCATAACCCCCGATACGCTCTGGGATCACTATCAGAAACTGATCAATCAGGCGCCGGTGGACATTTATATCTGCGGCCGCTACGACCATAATCGCGTGGTGGATACGATCTCCGAGCGCTTTAACTGGCAGCGGGAGCGCCAGGATGAGCCCTGGCGCAGCAAGCGGATTGAAGCCGGTGACCATCAGATAGTGCACGAGCGAATGGATATCAGCCAGGGCAAGCTGGTCCTAGCCCAGACCTCTGATGTAACCCAGGACTCTGACCTCTACCCCGCCCTGATCATGTATAACGGCATTTTGGGTGCCTATCCCCATTCCAAATTGTTCCAAAATGTCCGGGAGAGAAAGGGGCTGGCCTATTACATTGGTTCCAGTCTGGACAGCAGCATGGGACTGCAGTTCATCTCCGCTGGTATTGAAGCCCAGACCTTTAATGACGCCACATCGCTGATCCAGGAGCAGTTGGAGGCGATGGTCCAGGGCAAAATCAGCAAGGACGAGTTGGAATGGACCCGCTCCAGCCTCAAGACCGGTCTTTTGCAGATGTATGACGATCTCGGCGAGCAGGTTGCTTTGGCTGTGGATGGCCGCATCAGCGGTCGGCGCTGGACAATCGGCAAGCTGCTTGAGGCAATTTCCGGTTTGGGCATTAAAGATGTCACCGAAGTGGCCCGGCGCATGCATTTGCAGACCACATATTTTCTGTCCAACGGGGAGGTGGAATGA
- a CDS encoding radical SAM protein → MEILRHIYGPVHSRRLGKSLGVNITPGRVCNLDCIYCEEARPTVLHTLERKEYAPAHQVIAEIREATTPDLDYITFSGSGEPTLHLRLGEILQALQDIPVPKAVITNSGLLHLATVREELQAADLVVPSLDAVSEAVFQKLNRPCPQLSAKTVIAGLREFSANYSGQIWLEVLLVKGVNDSPDEVKEIAGVANTLKIDKVQLNTISRATTVAGCQPVLAEALAKYANLFAAPTEIYT, encoded by the coding sequence GTGGAAATTTTGCGTCATATCTACGGTCCAGTTCATTCCCGGCGCCTGGGCAAGTCCCTGGGCGTGAATATCACCCCCGGCCGCGTTTGCAATTTGGACTGCATCTATTGCGAGGAGGCGCGCCCAACCGTGCTTCACACCCTGGAACGCAAAGAATACGCGCCTGCCCATCAGGTGATTGCCGAGATAAGAGAAGCGACTACGCCTGATCTGGACTACATCACCTTTTCCGGCTCCGGGGAACCGACACTACACTTGCGCCTGGGCGAAATCCTCCAGGCGCTGCAAGACATCCCCGTGCCCAAGGCGGTAATCACCAACTCGGGCCTTTTGCATCTGGCCACGGTGCGGGAGGAGTTGCAGGCCGCCGACCTGGTTGTGCCCTCTCTGGATGCTGTCAGCGAAGCGGTCTTCCAAAAGCTCAACCGGCCCTGCCCCCAGCTCAGCGCCAAAACAGTAATTGCCGGGTTACGGGAGTTTAGCGCTAATTATTCCGGCCAAATCTGGCTGGAGGTGCTGCTGGTCAAGGGTGTCAACGATAGTCCCGATGAGGTAAAGGAGATTGCCGGGGTGGCCAACACCCTTAAAATTGACAAAGTACAGTTAAACACCATCAGTCGGGCTACCACTGTTGCCGGTTGCCAGCCGGTATTGGCGGAAGCCCTCGCCAAATACGCTAACTTGTTTGCAGCGCCAACAGAAATATATACCTGA